TTTCACTAGGTAAAACCTTTATTATTTTCTATATTCGTAATTTCTTGTCTCCTACAGAAAAAGTACTTATGAATCAAAAACAGGAAGAAAGTGTTCAGCAGACAAGGGATTTAGTCATGCAGACATTGATCCCTGAAATTAAAGCCTATATAAAAATCGTTACCGGTATGGAAATCCGGGAATTCTACTATGACTGGGGGCTGCATAATAAATCAGCTATGTTCACTGGGATATGTAGTGATTTAACCAGTGTTGATGCACCTATTAAAGAAGAATTTACAGGTAAACCTGAACTGATTACAGAGATTATTAATTTAAGCTCCGAATCAGAAAAGAAGCCTGAAGAAATTTTTGCATGCCAATTGAATCACCGGTCGATTCTTGTTATTCGTAATGGAATATTGGTAAGAATTGAGAAGCAGTTAATCAGACAAGGAATGCGAGAACCGCTTAAGTTTGCCAAACGAACTCTCGAAAAAGGATTGCTTCATAACAATAACCATTTTGAGGGGATCTTGAATACCAAAGTCATCGATATTTTTGTCGATTGGGACTTTGATTTAGATAAAAGTGTGATTGTCTTCATTACTAACCCTACAAAATAATTAATAATGGATGAAAAAAAATCAGAGGCAAGGTGCACTCTGATTCATAGCAATACAATTTTATCTATTCATCAATATTTCCATGATTCTATTTTTATAAGAATCCATCTCAAACGGTGAATTATCAATTTTAAATTTTTTAATGGCTAATGCATTAAAAATCGAGGCCTCTAATTGTTTCCTTGCTTCTAGAACAGCAATGGTTCCTTCAATTCCTTGAGCACCATGGATTTTCCCGTAACCTTGGTTATTATAGTAATCCATAAATCCAGTAGACCACTCTTTTGTTCGATCTTGAACTGCCTTTTTAAAGGAATGGGACAAATCTTGCTGGTCTACATAGATTAGAACGGGGTTTAACGGCTCAATGATTTCAGCTAATTGCTTTACATAATTCATGACATCTTCCTTAGAGGCACCATATTTGATCATTCCGATGGTTACAGGATTTTGTATAAAGCAGCATTCAAATATATACGTTTGATTTCCTGTCGTCGCTTGTTCCACAAACCTTTTCCATTTATCCGTTATTAATTCAATGTTTTTTTCTAACGGCAGCTCATAGATATCATGACTCCAAATTTTATCCCAAAAGGAATTAGGAACCATTCTCTCAGCAAGGTCCTGTTTCAGCTTATATTGAGGCAATACAAATCCATCACAGCGTTCAATGGCATGTTTTACGAAAATAGTCTGCACTTCATTATACTGTTTCAAAAGTTGGGCAAATTCAGTTTTTGAGAAGTAACATCCTCCTTCATAATCCGCTGGGTGTTCAGCATTTCCCTCCAAAAACAAATTTGTATCAACATTCCATTCTTTTAATATATCGTTCGTGATGGTTGCCGTCGTAGTTTTCCCCGAACCAGGCAATCCCTCTACTAAAATTAATTTAGTGTTTATCATGTAAAATCTCCTCTGTTTTTTTACCCCGTCCCTACTGAAATCGCCAATATCCATTTAACATTTCAATAAAGATGTTTTGATTGGTTTCTGCTAAGTTTACTAGAAAAGGTGTTTCCCCTCTTTCATGTAAGACCTTTCCTGCTGGCCCATTACCAAGCGGTGTGCAGAATAATAGATTTGTGCCAGGCAATTCTAATTTTTGGCACCGTGCCTGTAAGATTTCATCCCTGAACTCTTCACTCGGGGATAGGTTAAATAACTTTCCCCATGTACTTATCGTTTCTTCTAAATTCCTTACGACAAACCCGACACTTTCAAATTTGGAATTTTCGCTAGCATGCCTTCCTAAGATTCCTTGTTCCTTAAACACGGCCATCCTTTCTTCATCACTTTTTTCCCATTGGATGAAAAAAGGAAGTGATAGCTCATTAGGTTGATCCTCGATGAAAAGAAGAGTCCACTTGATTACTTCCCCGCTTGCAGTAACACGTTGTCCTGGAATGGGACCATGTACGGTAAAACTCTCTTCTCTTAGCTTTATGGCTAATTCGTTTATCTGATCCGTTCGAATCGCTATTTTAGCAGGACCTTCTCGATTCTCTTTAAACAGCTGCTTAACAATTTGGGTAATTAATCGATTCTCTTCATGCTGTTCAGCAATCGATACCTGTTCAATCCCCAAAAATTCTATATAGCTGAAATCAAAATAACTGAGAGTATTGTAGGTTCCCCATGATTCATGACGGCCGCCTTGAATAACTTGGATTCCATTTTCTGAAAGAGGTTGTATTGCATTTTCAGGTTTATGTTTAAACCAAACTAAATGATCAAATGATAATTTCATATTGCTCCCCTTTCCAAATAAATGAAAAAATGGCTTGATATGGTTCCAAGCCATTTTTCTATGATGTTGTTCCTTACGTAGATTGTTCTGTTTTCTTACCAGATAAAAACCAGCCGCCTAATGCTATAAGAAGCATAACAGACCAAAAGATGGTATTCCAAATCGGTCCTTCTACAAAATCATGAGGAATAATGTGTAATGCCGGATGCGCAAGAGTGTGCATCAATAGCTTAACCCCGACCCAGCCAACAAGTAACATCGCTGCTGTTTCAAGGGTAGGGCGTTGTGTTAGGACTTTAACAAAGAATCCTGCAGCAAATCGAATTACGATTAATCCAGCGATTGCGCCGATTAATATAACAATAAATTGCGCGCCATCCATTCCACCGATTTGGCGCATTGGCGTACCTGGTAATGCGATAACAAGAGCGACTGCAGCTAAAATTGAATCTACAGCAAAGGCTATATCGGCTAATGCAATTTGAGCTACAGTAGCTCGGTAGCTTTTCCCTGCTTTCTCTTTACCGCCATGATCCTTTTTAAGCAAATGCTTTAATGCGATGAAAATCAAATACGCAGCACCAACCGCTTGAATCCACCAAACATGAAACAAAAACGAAATAATAAAGATGGCACCAATCCTAAAGACAAAGGCTAATAATAACCCAATATTAATCGCTTTTTTTTGCTGTTCCTCTGGCAAATGCTTCGCCATAATAGCTAATACCAAAGCATTATCTGCAGATAATAAGCCTTCTAACAAAATCAAAATAAGTAAAACCCATCCATACTCTAATAACAAAGAAAACTCCATTATATCCCCCTAAATAAGATTGCAACGTAATAATAGTATAAATTATGTTTACCCTGTATTAATACTATTTTGCACAATTTCATTGATAAAAATTTCCATTACAAAAAAAAAATTATATCGCACGTAAAATGGTAATTCTATTGGATAAGCGGGGGGGTTCTCTCGGATAAAGGAAATTACTCTCGGATAAGCAGGATTTACTCTCACATAAGGGAAAATACTCTCGAATAAGCGGATTTACTCTCACATAACCAAAATTACTCTCGGATAAGTGGATTTACTCTCACATAACGAAATTTACTCTCGGATAAGCGAAGTTACTCTCACATAACGAAAATAACTATCGGATATGCAGACTTTGCTCTCACCTTATATTTATGATGTTCATTCAGTTACAATAACTCCATCAATATTATTTCCTGAGATCTCATATTTGCTATTCTCTGGCACTTTTATTGACCTACTTGTTTCAATGGGATAATAAGTAACGGTATATTCTTCACCATTAACGATAGCCGTAATGTGCTTTTCTTCTTTTAGATATTCCATATATTCTTCCAAAGCGAAATTCTTTTCTTGGATGATCGCACTGTGTGGCAGTCCCACATAGCGGATATGCCATGGTTCATATTGAATTCCAGTAACCTGCGTTTTATCCTTTGGATAGCGTAAGATGAAACCATATTTCCATGCGTTTTGTTCAATCCACCTACCTTCAGGTGCCTCACTCATTTTCATTTTTGTCGAACCTACATCCAATGATAACCCTAAATTATGTTCACTATGTCCCGCAGGCAAAGCTAAGCTAGACCCCATTTGTTGATATAGTACATTCTGCTCATCAAAGTCCCTGAAACCACTATTAATAGAAAAATTATGAACCCCTTCTTCTCCCGCTGCCTTTATCATCTCTGAAAACTCATATGCAACTTCTTCTGATAAATAAATTTCACTTTCTAATAGCCCATATCCCTCTGTCAATTCCCTGCGTTCAATTAAATTTACGACATCTGATTTAATACTCTCTTCGTGAACAGGGTACTCATTGTTGACCAATAGTAAATTTCCTTGATAAACGAGTACCTCTCTTATCTCTACCAATTGAGTACTTTCATCTAATTTATGATCTGGCACAAAATGTTTAATCTCTACTTTATTATCTTCAAAAGCCTCTAATCTATTTACTACTGTAATTCCCATGCTGAATACAATTAACAATAAAAATCCCCACTTTTTCATTTTAAATATCCTCCTATTTCTATCTTGGTAATAGAATAGGAAAAACTATTTAAATAAAAAGTGGGGTAAAGTTTAAATTTTTCTTAAGTTTTTTCCTTTGATTGATCCATTGCGATGCTCACTTGTGGTAAACGAACTTCAAATACCGTACGAATTAAACTGCTTTCTACTGAAATGGTCCCATTATGCTGCTCGACAATATTCTTCACTATGAATAAGCCGAGACCTGTACTATCCTCTCGATGTGCCCGTGCTTTGTCACCGGTATAAAACATGTCAAAGATATGTGGAAGTTCACTTGGAGGAATGCTGTCTCCAAAATTTACAATCTGGACAACGACTTCCCCATCCTCGATAAAACCGTTAATATCGACATACTGACCATCAACTCCATACCGGTTTGCGTTAGTTAACAGGTTTTCAAACACACGTGCTAACAGTTCTCCATCACCTAAAATAGATAAAGCGGTAAGAATATTGATACGAGCAATCAAGTCATTTTTTTCAAAGACTGGAAACATTTCTTCCTTTAATTGATAAAGCAGGTCACTTAAATTAAGTTGCTGTTTTTGAATCTGTAGCATTCCGTAATTCATTCTAGTAATTTCAAATAGTTCATCAATCAATCGTTCTAATCGCTGAGATTTTGTAAAAGCAATGGATAAATAATGTTTAGCCTGATCCTTCGTCAAATTTTCATCTTTAAGAATTAAATCCAAATATCCAATAACTGAGGTAAGTGGTGTCCGTAAATCATGTGCCAAATTTACAACTAGCTGATCCTTACTGCTTTCCGAAAAATCTCCTCTTAGAACAGCTTCTTCTAATTTTTCACTTGCGAGGTTAATGTCATGGGCAATAGTGCTAAATTCATCATTTGATCTGATATGAACCCGCTGTCTAAAGTCTCCACGTGCGAGATTGTGAATTCCATTTGAAATCTCATTAAAATAGGTGGTATAGGACTTTGTGAGTAAATAGAAAAATAAGATAGAAAGCGGAATAAATAACAGTAAAAAGAAGTTTAAGTCACCAATAGTGCTCATAAATAACCGGAGCTTTGCCAGTGGATCGCCCCATTGAACCCAAGTGTGATAGAACCATTGAAGTCCTTTAAAGATGATATAGGTTATGGTGCCTGACAAAAACATGCTTAATCCAAATAAGAGTATCATTCTTGAACGGAAACTGCGTACGATTTTACCCATTGAATGTATAACCGACTCCCCACACGGTTTTGATTAATTTATTTTTTCGTTTATCGTCCTCAAGCTTTTTCCGTAATGTACGAATATGTACCATTACAGTATTAGCACCTTCAAAGTAGGCTTCGCCCCACACATTTTGAAAAATATTTTCCACACTAAATACCTTCTTTGGATGACTAGCTAGTAAATTTAAAATATCAAATTCTTTTGGCGTTAGGTCGATGTGTTCACCATATAAGAAAACTGTCCGTTGTTCCGGAGAAATAACCAATCCACCAAATTCCAAGCCAGAAAGGTGACTAATTTTAGGTTGATTTAACTTCATATACCGGCGCAGCTGTGCATTTACGCGAGCAACCAATTCAATGGGAGTGTAGGGTTTCGTCATATAATCATCTGCTCCGATTACCAAACCGTGGACTTTGTCAAAGTCAGATGTTTTGGCACTCAAAAAAATGATCGGCATGTTGTGTTGTTCACGAATTTGACGGGTAACTTCATAACCATCCATTTTCGGCATCATGATATCTAAAATGGCTAAATCAATCGATTGAGTCTGGATTACTTGAAGGGCTTCCTCCCCATCAGACACTTTTATAACTTTATAACCTTCCTTTTCTAAATGGATGGCAATTAAATTGGCAATTTCTTCTTCATCATCTGCAACTAAAATCGATATACTTTTCATCTATACACTCCTATTACATTCCATTCTTAAGAAATTATAATCGATTGTTTATAGGTAAGGAAGTTTTAACCTAATTACTTCTAATACACTTCGCCAATGTAAAAGAAAAAACACCCTTTTTAGGTGTTTTAGTATAAGGATATATATCTAGCTCATTACATCTTGTTTCATTAATTTCTTTTGCTGCCGATAACCTAAAAATTTTATTCCCATATAAAACAAAGTGATTAAGGCAAACAAAATAAATAGTAATAGTTGATAATCAGTGACTGTATTCATAACGTTCCTGAAATCACCTGGATAAAAATGACCAATACTTAAAAATAAAAAGGTAGAAGGAGCAATTCCAATCATCGTAAGTAGTGTATAGGTTCGAAGTTTCATATGAGACATTCCCGCTAAAAAAGGAACAAAATTCCCTAAATGAAGCGGGCTCGAAATGGCAACACTCCATACACCATTCTTACTAAAAGCCTTCTTTGCCTTTGTTAATTTTGCTCTTTTTGCATCACTCAACCGGTTTTCCACAGATTTACCAAATTTATATCCAATAAAATAGGGAATCCAACTCCCTATCGCGTATAGAAAGCTGCCTGCTATTGAAATCCAGATCATCTCGAACCAGGTCAAATCTAAAATAAATCCCACTGTAACCATGATAAACGAGCCGATAAAGGGAAGAGCACTTCCTTCAATAAATAAGGAAATGAACACTCCCGATATCCCCCATTCTTTAATAAGGGACAATATTGATTCAGTCATCATTCTCACTCCATTATATAATGTAATCATAGTATAGTAGAGTTTTTAATTTACCAGAAGATACTCAAGTAGTAAGTTCTTCTAAGTCTTGAGGAGTAGATGACTTGGAGGACCCAAAGTGAGTTATGGATCCATGGTCCCAACTATTTCCGTAAAACAGTAATAAAACCATCTAAAATTTTATGACTTACCAAAAACCCTTTATGCTTATAGAATTCTAATGCGTTATCATTGCCATTTGAAACAAAGATAAAATAATCCTCAACATCCTCAAATTGCTTCAGCCAGTCCATTGACATATTAAAGAGCTTGGAACCAATCCGATACTGTCTATATTCTTCTTTTATAAAAAATTGAGAAAGACAACCCACATTCTTTTTACGAACAGATGATAGATCAAAAAAAGTAGCGAAATTATTCGAATAGGCTTCCTTTGGAGAAATATTGGAATAGACGTAGGCTACAATTTTCTCACCATCTTTTACCACAACGATGTAATTGTGTATGGCTTTTTCTACGGAAGGAACCATCCGAGTATCAAAATTCATATGGTCAAACATTTCAGGATTAATATAGGCTTTTGACTTTTGGAAAGCCATCAGTTCATTGCATAAGTCTCTACAGCATTCAATTTCGTCATCGTTTATGATTTCATATGTCAATTCCATGCGCTCCACTCCCCTTTTAATAGCTTCCCGTTTTAACACGTACTATTTGTATTATTTCCTCAAGGTTGTGAATTTGATAGGATGGGTTAATATTAGTATGATTTTGTTTCATATTAGGATTAAACCAGCATGTATCCAATCCAGCCAGCTCCCCGCCCTTAATGTCAGCACTTAATGAATCGCCGATAATTAGTGCCTCATCAACTCTGAAATTAGGAATTCTAGAAAAAACATAATCAAAAAATTCCTTCATAGGCTTTTGATAACCTGTGTCTTCCGATACAAATATGTCCTTAAACAGTGGAAATAATCCTGAATCACGTAAACGTTTATCCTGAGTCTTGGACACACCGTTGGTTACAACGTACAAGTCATAATCGTTGTGAAGTTCAGAGATTAGCTCAAAAGCTCCATTCATCAGTTGATGACCTTTTTCAAGGTGAAGGCGATAGTTTTTTTCGAGTATGGTCCCATCCACTACTTTGTCATATTGATTAAATAAGACAGAAAAGCGTGTGTTGACAACCTCATCCCTGTCCAATTCTCCTTCTTCAAACCTCTTCCAAAGACCTTGGTTAATTTTTTTATATTGATCTTCTACTTCAGAGGTCAGAGGAATGTTCTGTTCCTCGAAAAGGAGCTGTAATGCTAATTTTTCTGCAGCACCAAAATCCAATAAGGTATCATCTACATCAAAAAATAGGGTCTTATATTTTTTCAAAGTTATCTCTCCATCTTCTGTTTGCTCTGTTCTAGGGCTGATTTGATATGTTAGACATTGATATGTCTAGCAATATAATATTTTAATAGTATAACATGTTTCACTGCAAGAGGCGTTTCCATAGACCGAGAATGCATGAATAGTAAACTAGAGCAGGAAATTGATTCCCTGCTCTAGTAGGTCATATGGGAGATACAGGTATTAAAATTAATATTGATACTTCCTTCTTGTCGCTAATAAAATCAATATCGCAGGAAACGTACAGATAATCATTGACAAAAATGAAAGATTTGGAGAGATTTCATATAGAAAGCCTCCGATTAGTGTTAAAACAGCTGTGCTAAAACTCAAAGCGAGTGCTGAATAAATTCCTTGTGCATTTGGAATTTGCTGTTTTGGCAAATTTTTCGTGATATACAGCATAAATGCATAATGAGCTACGCCAAACGAAAGTGCATGCAAGCTTTGTGAAATCATAAAAATCCACACATTAGGAAACAAAAATACGAGTACCCAGCGTAAAGTGGATCCTGTAGCAGCTAAAATTAATAACGATGAAGGCTTCCATTTTTTAAACATGTGGTCAGCCTTCAAAAAGTAAATAATTTCGAAAATCACAGCAATATTAATGATCATTCCGATATAAAATTTATTCACACCTAGATCCTGCAAGTAAATATAACCATAATTATAGTAGGAAGCATGGGCTCCTTGCAGTAATATGACAATAAGTAATACAATCGGGAAACTTTTTATCTGCCATAAACTTTTGAATGTAAGGGAATCCTTACGATCCTTTACAGTTGGCTTTTCCGCTAATACTGCCGGTGTCGGCAACAAGTGCATGAATAGCATAAAACAAAGCCCTATTACCATACTGCCTAGAATGGCTTGTTCCCCAAAATACCCTGTTATCAAACTAATGATGAGCACCGAAAGGATAAACCCAATAGAACCATAGGATCGACTTTTTCCATAATTAACGTCCCCATGTTGGACCAAGTTCCCTGCTGCTGTTTCAAGAGCAGGAAGTAGCGGTGGAAATACGGCATTAAAAAACATTGTTACAACAAAAAGTGTGACAAAGGACGATGATGGTATATAAAGGATCGCAGCCACAAGTGAGCTAGCTGTCAAAACAAAAATAACGGTTTGACTGCTCATAAACTTAAATGCCAGTGGAAAAGCAAAAAGCGATGATGCCCCTCGTGCTAATAATCCAAGCCCCATGATGATACTCGCTTCAGTTACACTAAGTCCTTTTGCTTGTACGAGCCAGCCAGTCCAATAAGGTAAAAATATTCCCCAAGTTATGAAAAATACAAAGAAATTCAGTGACATCCACCGTTGATTACTCAATACTAACTTTTTTGGATTCGTTAAATGTTTAAGTGTTTGTTGATTATTCAAGATCGATCCCTCCGTATCCATTGCATCATAGCACGTAAACAAATACAATTATATGAGATATCTCATATTTTTTGACGGAGGTAGAAATGCAGTTTTTAATCGAACCAATGCGAAGTTCCTATATTGAAAAATATCCTATTCAATCAATTTTTTCCTTTCCTATAACCCCTTATATCCAGGTGTGTCAGTTTGAACGAGGTGAATTTATCTTTAAGGAAGGCTCCTATCCTGACTATATGTTCTACCTCATTGAGGGTAAGGCAAAATTATATGTTACTCAAAAAAATGGTAAAGTGTCACTCCTCAATTTTTTACACGCTCCAACATTCATGGGCGAAATTGAATTATTAAATGAGGAACGCTATTCCAGAGGTATCCAAACGGCCACACAGGTAATTTGTCTCGCCATTCCCATACATACCTGTAAAGATAAACTGTTAAAGGACGCCACTTTTTTAAAATACTTATGCATCTTTTTAAGCAAAAAGCAGACGATGTTTACATCTAGATATGCAGAGAATCAAGCATTCCCGCTGATTAATCGGCTTGCTGCCTTTATCCTTTTGTCAGCAGACCATGATTTATATAAGGAAAAACACACGGAAGTATGTGAATATCTTGGTGTCTCCTACCGCCATCTTCTTCATGTATTAGCTCAATTGTGCGATGCAAATATCATTGAAAAACAATCACGATGCTACAAGATTCGGGACAAAGCGAGGCTGGCAGAATTAGCAAAGGAGGTCTAATCTCCTCAATCGTATCAGTAAGTAAAAAAGCCGATTTCTATTTATATAAAGAGTTCCGTATTGGGGTGTTTTTTATGGCTAAATTTAGTGCGGAGGATAAATTAGCGGCTGTTTTAGCGTTACTTACAGGGCAATGAAAGTTATGGTACGATAGGGGCTTCCATTAGAGCACACTCTTCTTTAGTAAAAACGTGGATGATTCAATACGAGAAAAACGGTGTAGAAGCGTTTCGAAAATCCTATACAAGTGGTACGTATGATGAAGTTTAAATCCTATAAAGGGAACGAAGGCAAAGTCGCTCCGAACGTCTTAAATCGAAATTTTACTTCTGAGAATATGAATGAAAAATGGGTAACAGACGTTACAGAATTCCACCTATTTGGTGAGAAGTGCTACCTCTCTCCTGTCCTAGATTTGTGTAATGGTGAAATCATTGCCTATAGCGTCATGAATCGTCCTGTATATAAATTGGTAGGAGACATGTTAGATCAAGCGATTGAACGTCTCCAGCCAGGAGACCAAGTTATTCTTCATTCCGATCAGGGTTGGCATTATCAAATGAGAAAATATCAAATAAAACTGGAACAACACGGTATTACACAGAGTATGTCCCGAAAAGGAAATTGTTTGGATAATGCAGTCATAGAAAATTTCTTTGGCTTATTAAAGTGCGAACTCCTTTATCTACAGAAATTTGACAGTATAGAGCATTTTGAACGGGAATTAGCTGATTATATACACTATTACAATCACAAACGAATGAAAGCAAAATTAAAAGACCTGAGTCCGGTTGAATTCCGAACTCAAGTCTTAGAAGTTGCATAAAAGTTTTTGTCTAACTTTATTGGGTCAGATCATTAATTGGCGAGTTTCATTATTAGGAATATCTACACCTTATTTAACGAAATCAATTCATGTACTTATGGAATAAGGATCTTTTCCATAATCATTACATCAACAAAGCGTCCATCTAATTTACCTTGGTTTTTAAATACTCCGACCTCTCTATAACTATATTTTTTGTAAAGCCCCTGCCCCAAGTTATTGAAAGGAAAAGTAAATAGAACAATTTTATTAAAGTCATTCTTAATCGCAGTACATTCAATTTCTTTTAATAATAATGAACCGACACCCTTTCCTCGGTAATCCCTCCTTATGTAAATTGATAAATCAGCTACACCCGAATACGCACACCTATTCGAATATACATTTAAAGAAGCCCAACCAACAATTTCATCATTATCTTCGATTACTATAATAGCAAAACGTTCATTATGGGTGTTAAACCATTCTGTCATGTAATTTATATCTTTCTGGTCTTCCTCCAACGTTGCAATCTTGTCTTCAATTCCTTGGTTATAAATGAATAATATCGCTTCTAGATCATAAATTGAAGCCAACCTAGTATTAAACCCCTTTTTCATATTAATCCCCCTGTACTTCTTTTGTTTAAATTAATTATATAAAAGAATTTTCCGTTTTTAAAGTAAATAAGTTGCAATTTGCAAATATTTTGTATATAAATAACTCAGAGGTGAAAATAATGGAAAACCTTAGAGAATTATTTCAAGTTATGACAAGACGTTTTGGTTTTTTGAATAAAAACTGTTGCCAGGTTGGTAGTGAAGAAATATCTCTTGTTCAGAGCCATATCCTATACGAAATTCTACGAAAAGACAGACCTTCTATGCAACAAATTGCGGATACTATAGGGATGGATATTACCACTTTTAGTCGGCAAATACAAACATTAGTAAAGTTAGAACTGGTAAAAAAAACACCACTTCCGGAAGATAAACGTGTTTCACAACTAACCCTGACTACTCAAGGGAAGTATGTTGCAGCAAAAATAGATGCAGAAATGAACCAATATCTTAACGAAGTTTTTTCAAATATGAGTGAGTTTGAACGAGAGATGGTAATCAAATCAATTAAACTTCTAAACGAAGCAATGTCGAATTCTACCGTTTGTTGCAAACCTTTAATTTGAGCAAGAATCCCTTGCTCATTTCATGAAAATAATACTTGTAAATTGCAAGTAATATATGATGGTTATATGTTTCCAACGAACCCTCAATGATAGTAAATAAATCAAATTAAAATGATATTAGGAGGAAACCATTATGAAATACGTACATGTTGGTCTTAATGTTACAAATCTTGAAAAATCTATAGAGTTTTACAGCAAACTATTCGGGGCTGAACCAGTTAAAGTAAAGTCTGAATACGCAAAGTTCCTACTTGATACACCAGGATTAAATTTTACTCTGAATTTTCGAGATGAAGTAAGAGGTAATCAAGTCGGGCACTTTGGAATTCAAGTTGAAAGTACTGAGGAAGTGCTAGTCCATAAGAATAAGCTTGTTGAAAAAGGTATTCAGCCACATTTTGAAGAAATTGACACAACCTGTTGCTATGCCCTCCAAGACAAGTTTTGGGTTCATGATCCTGACGGAAACGAATGGGAGTTTTTCTACACAAAAGCTGATGTGGATGTTGAAAGTGAAAATGCTTTTACATGCTGCACTTTCGAACCAAAGGTTGAAAGTGAAAATGCAACTAACTGCTAATCTTAGATTATTATTGATTCACGAAGGGTCTCTTTTTTGGTAATAGTAGAAGCCTATCACGAACTTAAAGAAAAAATAAACAAAGACCAATAAGGTCTTTATTTAACAGCATCTACCTGTAGTACCTATCATCGAAATGCCTTGACCACTCACTACGAGTGGCAATGACGTTGTATCTGCAATAAAACCACTGGAAATGACAGGCATTCTTTATGTATTGCCTCGTAACAAAAATATTTATGTATCATAGCAAACATTTTGCAAGAAAAATAGGGTTTTCATTATTTCAATTTACTACTGACTAAATTCTCCCAGTCTTCTAATGACAGCTTTTCGGCAAAATGTTTTAATTCACTAGGAACTTCAACATGACACATTAATTCTAAACTATTTCCATCTGGATCATTAAAGTATACAGAAGCATTTCCTTGATTGGGTCTTATAAAAGGTTCAATCGATGTTCTTCTTCCAAAGGGAACAGCTTCAACTTTGATTGATTCAAGCCATTTTAAGGATTCTGTTAAATCCTGATATGTAACTCGAAAAGCAATATGCCGTAAAGAAGGGTGATATGGTGTTTGGTACTCCTTCCCTTCCCACAAACCTAACCAACTTTTACCTTTCTCTAGCCAAAAAAACGCGGTGTCTTCATCACGCCAAGCAAACTCCAAACCTAATTTTCGGTAAAATTTAATTGACACTTCTAAATTTTTTACGGGTAAATGTGCTTCATATAATCCCATTATCATTTCTCCC
This Neobacillus sp. YX16 DNA region includes the following protein-coding sequences:
- a CDS encoding VOC family protein; this encodes MKLSFDHLVWFKHKPENAIQPLSENGIQVIQGGRHESWGTYNTLSYFDFSYIEFLGIEQVSIAEQHEENRLITQIVKQLFKENREGPAKIAIRTDQINELAIKLREESFTVHGPIPGQRVTASGEVIKWTLLFIEDQPNELSLPFFIQWEKSDEERMAVFKEQGILGRHASENSKFESVGFVVRNLEETISTWGKLFNLSPSEEFRDEILQARCQKLELPGTNLLFCTPLGNGPAGKVLHERGETPFLVNLAETNQNIFIEMLNGYWRFQ
- a CDS encoding HAMP domain-containing sensor histidine kinase, which codes for MGKIVRSFRSRMILLFGLSMFLSGTITYIIFKGLQWFYHTWVQWGDPLAKLRLFMSTIGDLNFFLLLFIPLSILFFYLLTKSYTTYFNEISNGIHNLARGDFRQRVHIRSNDEFSTIAHDINLASEKLEEAVLRGDFSESSKDQLVVNLAHDLRTPLTSVIGYLDLILKDENLTKDQAKHYLSIAFTKSQRLERLIDELFEITRMNYGMLQIQKQQLNLSDLLYQLKEEMFPVFEKNDLIARINILTALSILGDGELLARVFENLLTNANRYGVDGQYVDINGFIEDGEVVVQIVNFGDSIPPSELPHIFDMFYTGDKARAHREDSTGLGLFIVKNIVEQHNGTISVESSLIRTVFEVRLPQVSIAMDQSKEKT
- the vanR gene encoding vancomycin resistance response regulator transcription factor, VanR-F/VanR-M family, whose protein sequence is MKSISILVADDEEEIANLIAIHLEKEGYKVIKVSDGEEALQVIQTQSIDLAILDIMMPKMDGYEVTRQIREQHNMPIIFLSAKTSDFDKVHGLVIGADDYMTKPYTPIELVARVNAQLRRYMKLNQPKISHLSGLEFGGLVISPEQRTVFLYGEHIDLTPKEFDILNLLASHPKKVFSVENIFQNVWGEAYFEGANTVMVHIRTLRKKLEDDKRKNKLIKTVWGVGYTFNG
- a CDS encoding Na-translocating system protein MpsC family protein; its protein translation is METDTNKQTTQLGSYISKILRDNFGKGPESVHVSLGKTFIIFYIRNFLSPTEKVLMNQKQEESVQQTRDLVMQTLIPEIKAYIKIVTGMEIREFYYDWGLHNKSAMFTGICSDLTSVDAPIKEEFTGKPELITEIINLSSESEKKPEEIFACQLNHRSILVIRNGILVRIEKQLIRQGMREPLKFAKRTLEKGLLHNNNHFEGILNTKVIDIFVDWDFDLDKSVIVFITNPTK
- a CDS encoding TerC family protein encodes the protein MEFSLLLEYGWVLLILILLEGLLSADNALVLAIMAKHLPEEQQKKAINIGLLLAFVFRIGAIFIISFLFHVWWIQAVGAAYLIFIALKHLLKKDHGGKEKAGKSYRATVAQIALADIAFAVDSILAAVALVIALPGTPMRQIGGMDGAQFIVILIGAIAGLIVIRFAAGFFVKVLTQRPTLETAAMLLVGWVGVKLLMHTLAHPALHIIPHDFVEGPIWNTIFWSVMLLIALGGWFLSGKKTEQST
- the vanY gene encoding VanY-A/VanY-F/VanY-M family D-Ala-D-Ala carboxypeptidase produces the protein MKKWGFLLLIVFSMGITVVNRLEAFEDNKVEIKHFVPDHKLDESTQLVEIREVLVYQGNLLLVNNEYPVHEESIKSDVVNLIERRELTEGYGLLESEIYLSEEVAYEFSEMIKAAGEEGVHNFSINSGFRDFDEQNVLYQQMGSSLALPAGHSEHNLGLSLDVGSTKMKMSEAPEGRWIEQNAWKYGFILRYPKDKTQVTGIQYEPWHIRYVGLPHSAIIQEKNFALEEYMEYLKEEKHITAIVNGEEYTVTYYPIETSRSIKVPENSKYEISGNNIDGVIVTE